The following are encoded together in the Lathyrus oleraceus cultivar Zhongwan6 unplaced genomic scaffold, CAAS_Psat_ZW6_1.0 chrUn0042, whole genome shotgun sequence genome:
- the LOC127112143 gene encoding RHOMBOID-like protein 1: MLSELLTNWKMHTHKFDEMLILVVIIVLDLALGTFPFGSNFSNIGGFTSGFLLGFVILTRRQHHWLNLNKSNTSQKQESYQYALRIISFVLLSVGLVGGGVLFFKGVDLNDYCSWCHYITCAPLSCKPGYISCEYYQIGNKLNVTCFNNGRSGIFSLSNRNPDEQAEELCYSLCGK; this comes from the exons ATGCTATCAGAGCTTTTAACAAATTGGAAAATGCATACTCATAAG TTTGATGAGATGTTGATTCTTGTTGTGATCATTGTTTTGGACTTAGCTCTTGGAACTTTTCCATTTGGAAGTAATTTTAGTAACATTGGAGGGTTTACATCAGGATTTCTTCTTGGATTTGTCATTTTGACTCGCCGTCAGCATCATTGGCTTAATCTAAACAAGTCTAATACTTCCCAGAAGCAAGAATCTTATCAATATGCGCTTCGGATTATCTCTTTTGTGCTACTTAGTGTTGG ATTGGTCGGCGGCGGCGTCTTGTTCTTTAAAGGGGTGGACTTGAATGATTACTGCTCTTGGTGCCATTATATAACCTGTGCCCCTCTGAGCTGTAAACCAGGCTACATTTCTTGTGAG TATTACCAGATCGGAAACAAACTTAACGTGACATGTTTCAACAATGGAAGAAGTGGCATTTTTTCTCTGTCAAACCGTAACCCTGACGAGCAGGCTGAAGAACTATGTTATAGCCTTTGCGGTAAATAA